Proteins from one Salaquimonas pukyongi genomic window:
- a CDS encoding pyridoxal phosphate-dependent aminotransferase: MLHTTPGFERIGEENAFAVLARATELAAGGMDVINLGIGQPDFPTPPHIVEAAVKALRDGHHGYTPANGILPCREAVARRTLATTGVDVSPENIMIMPGGKVTMFAAILMFGEPGAEICYPDPGFPIYRSMIEFTGATPVPIPVREENGFAFSADEALSLITEKTRLVIVNSPANPTGGVTPRAEIEKFAAGLERFPGTAVLSDEIYDSMTYDGEEHVSLLTFPELRDRLIVLNGWSKTWAMTGWRMGWSIWPDAICDKVRKLAVNCWSCVNAPAQYAGIAAIDGPQDDVEAMMAAFDRRRMLVVEKVNAIDGLSCRTPKGAFYAFPNISATGWKAKELASALLEKTGTATIGGPDFGILGEGYLRLSYANSEENIARALKRIGNFLAG, encoded by the coding sequence ATGTTGCACACCACTCCCGGCTTTGAGCGCATCGGCGAGGAAAACGCATTCGCCGTGCTTGCCAGAGCGACCGAACTTGCAGCCGGCGGCATGGACGTCATCAATCTGGGCATCGGCCAGCCGGATTTTCCAACGCCGCCGCACATCGTTGAAGCAGCGGTAAAGGCGCTGCGCGACGGCCATCACGGCTATACGCCGGCCAATGGCATCCTGCCTTGCCGGGAAGCGGTTGCCCGCCGCACGCTGGCAACCACCGGTGTTGATGTTTCGCCTGAAAACATCATGATCATGCCGGGCGGCAAGGTGACAATGTTTGCCGCCATTTTGATGTTTGGCGAGCCGGGGGCAGAAATTTGCTATCCCGATCCGGGCTTTCCCATCTATCGCTCGATGATCGAGTTTACCGGCGCAACACCGGTGCCAATTCCGGTCCGCGAGGAAAACGGCTTTGCTTTTTCCGCCGACGAAGCCCTGTCGCTGATCACCGAGAAGACGCGGCTTGTCATTGTCAATTCACCGGCCAATCCGACCGGCGGTGTCACACCCCGCGCCGAGATCGAAAAATTCGCCGCCGGGCTTGAGCGTTTTCCCGGCACTGCTGTCCTCTCCGACGAAATCTACGATTCGATGACCTATGACGGCGAGGAACATGTCTCGCTGCTGACCTTCCCGGAACTCCGCGACCGGCTGATCGTTTTGAACGGCTGGTCGAAAACCTGGGCAATGACCGGCTGGCGCATGGGCTGGTCGATCTGGCCGGATGCCATCTGCGACAAGGTGCGCAAACTCGCCGTCAATTGCTGGTCCTGCGTCAATGCCCCGGCGCAATATGCCGGCATCGCGGCCATTGACGGGCCACAGGACGATGTCGAAGCGATGATGGCCGCCTTTGACCGGCGCCGCATGCTGGTGGTCGAAAAGGTTAACGCCATCGATGGCCTTTCCTGCCGCACCCCCAAGGGCGCCTTCTATGCCTTTCCCAACATCTCGGCAACCGGATGGAAGGCGAAGGAACTGGCTTCCGCGCTGTTGGAAAAAACCGGTACCGCCACCATTGGCGGCCCTGATTTCGGCATTCTGGGCGAGGGCTATCTCCGGCTTTCCTATGCCAATTCGGAAGAAAACATCGCCCGTGCCCTTAAGCGAATCGGCAACTTCCTGGCCGGCTGA
- a CDS encoding GNAT family N-acetyltransferase: MKLIEVAGGDDVLATCQQAYFSEISERFGVSFDPHAGDIADAQDVRQWHVLAMDADTALGCGSLRDLGGGIGEVKRVWVSGKARGRGVASALMTWLEDRAAGEGFTAVRLDTNGTLVEAQAMYKKRGYREIPRYNDNPYAEHWFEKEL, from the coding sequence ATGAAGCTGATCGAGGTAGCGGGCGGCGATGATGTACTTGCCACCTGTCAGCAGGCCTATTTTTCTGAAATCAGCGAGCGGTTCGGTGTCTCCTTCGACCCCCATGCAGGCGACATCGCCGATGCACAGGATGTACGGCAATGGCATGTTCTGGCGATGGACGCAGATACAGCATTGGGATGCGGCAGCTTGCGTGATCTTGGTGGCGGGATTGGCGAGGTAAAGCGGGTGTGGGTGTCGGGCAAGGCCCGGGGCAGGGGCGTTGCCAGCGCTCTGATGACCTGGCTTGAAGACAGGGCTGCCGGCGAAGGATTTACAGCAGTGCGGCTCGATACCAATGGGACGCTGGTTGAGGCGCAGGCGATGTACAAAAAGCGCGGCTACAGGGAAATTCCCCGCTACAACGACAATCCCTATGCCGAACACTGGTTCGAGAAGGAATTGTAG
- the eda gene encoding bifunctional 4-hydroxy-2-oxoglutarate aldolase/2-dehydro-3-deoxy-phosphogluconate aldolase — protein sequence MTKTESLNAIMNAAPVIPVVVIDSPGLAVKLARALVRGGLPAIEITLRTPNAIDCIRAVAAEVEGAFAGAGTVLDHEQIAAVEKAGGRFMVSPGAAPDLLKAAGDCPVPLLPGSATASEMMRLGEAGYTHLKFFPAEAAGGAAYLKSIASPLPQFTICPTGGITPQSARDYLALPNVPCVGGSWVAPADLTGKGEWAAIEALARKACELTG from the coding sequence ATGACCAAGACAGAAAGCTTGAACGCCATCATGAATGCCGCACCGGTCATTCCCGTCGTGGTGATCGATAGTCCGGGGCTGGCGGTCAAGCTTGCCAGGGCGCTGGTCAGGGGTGGGCTTCCCGCCATCGAAATCACGCTGCGCACGCCGAACGCAATCGACTGTATTCGTGCGGTTGCCGCCGAAGTCGAAGGCGCGTTTGCCGGTGCCGGCACCGTGCTTGACCACGAGCAGATCGCTGCCGTTGAAAAGGCCGGGGGCCGGTTCATGGTTTCGCCCGGCGCAGCGCCTGACCTGCTGAAAGCGGCTGGGGATTGCCCTGTGCCGCTATTGCCGGGTTCGGCCACGGCATCGGAGATGATGCGGCTCGGTGAAGCCGGCTACACCCATCTGAAGTTTTTTCCGGCGGAGGCAGCAGGCGGTGCGGCTTACCTGAAATCCATTGCCTCGCCTCTGCCGCAGTTTACCATCTGCCCTACAGGCGGCATTACCCCCCAGAGCGCCCGGGACTATCTGGCCCTGCCGAACGTGCCTTGTGTCGGCGGTTCCTGGGTGGCACCGGCCGATCTGACCGGAAAAGGCGAATGGGCGGCAATCGAGGCGCTGGCGCGCAAAGCCTGCGAACTTACCGGATGA
- a CDS encoding N-acetylmuramidase domain-containing protein codes for MLEAETRTELSRIAKAANHDPAALMAVVDVESGGRVFARVEGRAEPLIRFEGHYFYRLLARQKRNQAVVNGLAHHKAGRVRNPRSQRGRWKLLKRACGLDRDAALQSVSWGVGQVMGAHWRWLDYASIDALVFRARSGLEGQVELMLRFIEKAGLADELVQQNWRAFARGYNGPAYARHGYDRKLENAYSKYRAMCGPALRKDPSKRHQPLLLRFGDRGALVAGLQGQLNRHGFALFVDGDFGSLTRAALKAFQARNGLAADGIAGPKTFIVLERPVLALDGAALPAA; via the coding sequence GTGCTCGAAGCAGAAACTAGAACCGAGCTTTCCCGGATCGCCAAGGCTGCAAACCACGATCCGGCAGCACTGATGGCGGTGGTGGATGTGGAAAGTGGCGGCAGGGTCTTTGCCAGGGTTGAGGGCCGTGCCGAACCGCTGATCCGTTTTGAGGGACATTATTTCTACCGTCTTCTGGCCCGGCAGAAACGCAATCAGGCAGTGGTCAACGGGCTGGCCCATCACAAGGCGGGCAGGGTGCGCAATCCGCGCAGCCAGCGCGGGCGCTGGAAACTGCTCAAGCGGGCCTGCGGGCTCGACCGGGATGCGGCCTTGCAGTCGGTGTCATGGGGCGTGGGACAGGTCATGGGCGCCCATTGGCGCTGGCTTGACTATGCCAGCATAGATGCCCTGGTTTTCAGGGCGCGCAGCGGGCTGGAAGGGCAGGTTGAACTGATGTTGCGTTTCATTGAAAAGGCGGGGCTGGCCGATGAACTGGTGCAGCAGAACTGGCGCGCCTTTGCCCGCGGCTATAACGGGCCCGCCTATGCGCGTCACGGCTATGACCGGAAGCTTGAAAATGCCTATTCAAAGTACCGTGCGATGTGCGGGCCGGCTTTGAGAAAGGACCCGTCAAAACGCCATCAGCCCTTGTTGTTGCGGTTCGGGGACCGGGGCGCACTGGTTGCCGGGTTGCAGGGACAATTGAACCGGCACGGGTTTGCACTTTTTGTCGATGGGGATTTCGGCTCGCTTACCCGTGCCGCGCTTAAAGCCTTCCAGGCCCGGAACGGCCTTGCAGCCGACGGGATTGCCGGACCCAAAACCTTCATAGTGCTGGAGCGGCCTGTTTTGGCATTAGACGGCGCTGCCCTGCCGGCGGCATGA
- a CDS encoding glutathione S-transferase family protein, with protein sequence MSELITIWTMDWVPEGPRGFVRDLRLRWACEEAGLAYCVRTVPFNERGPGHLARQPFAQVPFMDDGELELFESGACLLHLAEKSDVLMPCDAKDRADTLQWFIAALNSIEMVSVPWWFLEVTGAKDNGLTGWMESRLEHMERVLGEREWLAAGRFTVADLLMADALRVGKVRSFGDRPATESYVTRVTERPAFRKAQADQIAHFEAADAAGSQAR encoded by the coding sequence ATGTCTGAGCTGATAACGATCTGGACCATGGACTGGGTGCCGGAAGGTCCCCGTGGCTTCGTGCGCGACCTGCGGCTGAGATGGGCCTGCGAGGAAGCCGGGCTTGCATATTGTGTTCGCACGGTTCCTTTCAACGAAAGGGGACCTGGCCATCTGGCGCGGCAACCATTCGCCCAGGTTCCCTTTATGGACGATGGTGAGCTTGAATTGTTCGAGAGCGGTGCGTGTCTCCTGCACTTGGCGGAAAAAAGCGATGTGCTGATGCCCTGCGATGCCAAGGACAGGGCCGATACACTTCAATGGTTCATCGCCGCGCTCAACTCGATCGAGATGGTTTCGGTTCCCTGGTGGTTTCTTGAGGTGACCGGTGCAAAGGACAACGGTCTGACCGGCTGGATGGAAAGCCGTCTTGAGCACATGGAAAGAGTTCTGGGAGAGCGGGAATGGCTGGCTGCCGGCCGCTTCACCGTCGCGGACCTGCTTATGGCTGATGCTCTTCGCGTGGGAAAGGTTCGTTCCTTTGGAGACCGGCCGGCAACGGAGTCCTATGTGACGCGCGTTACGGAGCGACCCGCATTCAGGAAAGCCCAAGCTGACCAGATAGCGCATTTCGAAGCTGCAGATGCGGCCGGAAGTCAGGCTCGATAA
- the aroQ gene encoding type II 3-dehydroquinate dehydratase has translation MACLLIINGPNLNLLGTRQPEVYGSQTLEDVERLSIDAARTGGASAECFQSNHEGEIIDRIHAARGKHDAIIINPGAYSHTSIAIRDALSGVDIPVWEVHISNIHARDTFRHHSHISAIANGVICGCGILGYRLAVMAALEALGD, from the coding sequence ATGGCCTGCCTGCTGATCATCAACGGACCGAACCTCAACCTGCTGGGCACCCGCCAGCCGGAAGTCTATGGCTCACAGACGCTTGAAGACGTGGAACGGCTGTCCATTGATGCTGCCCGCACCGGCGGAGCTTCCGCAGAGTGCTTTCAGAGCAACCATGAAGGCGAGATCATCGACCGCATTCATGCCGCTCGCGGCAAGCATGATGCCATCATCATCAATCCCGGTGCCTATTCCCACACCTCGATCGCCATTCGCGATGCGCTGTCGGGCGTGGATATTCCCGTCTGGGAGGTCCACATTTCCAACATTCATGCCCGCGATACCTTTCGCCATCACTCCCATATATCGGCAATTGCCAATGGCGTGATCTGCGGCTGCGGCATTCTGGGGTACCGCCTGGCCGTCATGGCCGCGCTGGAAGCCCTCGGCGACTGA
- a CDS encoding glycerate kinase type-2 family protein, with product MLETIWRAGVDRVNGYRAVREALSHGRGEGITHIAAVGKAASPMMRAALETCGTNLAALVVTKHGHGEVGLSNHPALTVIEAGHPVPDEKSLEAGSALIDFVAGAGENARLLLLVSGGASALAESLPGDMTLEDLQAMTEEMLSQGLDIHRINARRKEISGVKGGKLLARFGGKSALVLLISDVEGDDIAVIGSGTGMVPASRQADDMETHIIASNALAREACTQAADGLGLEVIVSSENLYGDVYDVAADLARTVKSGAPGLYIFGGEPTVKLPDEPGEGGRNQALAVAFAREIAGERNIHALAAGTDGSDGPTGSAGGYVTAEDWQRFAGGAAALEAADSGSWLKKTGGLFVTGPTGTNVMDLMAVLKC from the coding sequence ATGCTCGAAACAATCTGGCGGGCGGGGGTAGATCGCGTCAACGGGTATCGTGCCGTCAGGGAGGCGCTTTCTCATGGTCGGGGCGAGGGTATCACCCACATCGCCGCCGTGGGCAAGGCGGCTTCGCCCATGATGCGCGCTGCGCTGGAAACCTGCGGCACCAATCTTGCCGCGCTGGTGGTTACCAAGCATGGCCACGGCGAAGTGGGGCTTTCAAATCATCCCGCGCTCACCGTGATCGAGGCAGGCCATCCGGTGCCCGATGAAAAGAGCCTTGAAGCGGGATCGGCCCTGATCGATTTCGTTGCCGGTGCTGGCGAAAATGCACGATTGCTGTTGCTGGTTTCGGGCGGTGCCTCCGCGCTGGCAGAATCCCTGCCGGGCGACATGACGCTCGAAGACCTGCAGGCGATGACGGAGGAGATGCTCTCCCAAGGCCTCGATATTCACAGGATCAATGCCAGACGCAAGGAAATTTCCGGTGTAAAGGGCGGCAAGCTGCTGGCGCGTTTTGGCGGCAAAAGCGCGCTCGTGCTGTTAATCTCCGACGTGGAAGGTGACGACATCGCGGTCATCGGATCGGGGACCGGCATGGTGCCAGCCTCGCGGCAGGCCGACGATATGGAAACGCACATCATCGCTTCCAATGCGCTTGCGCGGGAGGCCTGCACCCAGGCGGCCGACGGGCTGGGGCTGGAGGTCATCGTCAGTTCCGAAAACCTTTATGGCGATGTTTATGACGTTGCTGCCGATCTTGCCAGAACGGTGAAATCCGGCGCGCCGGGGCTATATATCTTCGGCGGCGAACCGACGGTGAAACTGCCCGATGAACCGGGAGAAGGCGGGCGCAACCAGGCGCTGGCGGTTGCCTTTGCCCGGGAAATTGCCGGCGAGAGGAATATCCACGCGCTGGCTGCCGGCACCGATGGCAGCGATGGGCCGACCGGATCGGCGGGCGGTTATGTCACTGCCGAGGACTGGCAGCGTTTTGCAGGCGGCGCAGCGGCACTTGAAGCGGCCGACAGCGGCAGCTGGCTGAAAAAAACCGGCGGGCTGTTTGTCACCGGGCCGACCGGCACGAATGTGATGGATCTGATGGCAGTGCTGAAATGCTGA
- a CDS encoding carnitinyl-CoA dehydratase, whose amino-acid sequence MEGPVRTRTKGHILEVVLDRPKANAVDLATSRIMGEVFRDFRDNDELRVAILTAAGEKFFCPGWDLKAASDGDAVDGDYGVGGFGGLQELPHLNKPVICAVNGICCGGGLEIALSCDIILAADHATFALPEIRSGTVADAASIKLPKRIPYHVAMEMLFTGRWLDAEEAQRWGFVNHIHKPDELMDKAWEMATLLASGPPLVFAAIKEVVREAEDTNFQDMMNRVTRRQLRTVDTLYGSEDNLEGFRAFAEKRDPVWKGK is encoded by the coding sequence ATGGAAGGGCCCGTCAGGACCCGCACTAAAGGCCACATACTGGAAGTGGTGCTGGACAGGCCAAAGGCCAATGCGGTCGATCTTGCCACCAGCCGGATCATGGGTGAGGTGTTCCGGGACTTTCGCGACAATGACGAATTGCGCGTGGCGATCCTGACAGCGGCGGGCGAAAAGTTCTTTTGTCCGGGCTGGGACCTGAAAGCGGCGTCCGATGGCGATGCGGTGGATGGCGACTATGGTGTCGGCGGTTTTGGCGGGCTGCAGGAACTGCCGCATCTCAACAAGCCGGTTATCTGTGCCGTCAACGGTATCTGCTGCGGCGGGGGGCTTGAGATTGCCTTGTCCTGCGACATCATCCTGGCGGCAGATCACGCCACGTTTGCATTGCCGGAAATCCGCTCCGGCACCGTGGCCGATGCTGCTTCCATCAAGCTGCCCAAACGCATTCCCTATCATGTGGCGATGGAGATGCTGTTTACCGGGCGCTGGCTCGATGCAGAGGAAGCGCAGCGCTGGGGCTTCGTCAACCATATTCACAAACCCGATGAGCTGATGGACAAGGCCTGGGAGATGGCAACCCTGCTCGCCTCCGGGCCGCCGCTGGTTTTTGCCGCAATCAAGGAAGTGGTGCGCGAAGCCGAGGACACCAACTTCCAGGACATGATGAACCGCGTCACCCGGCGCCAGTTGCGCACGGTCGACACGCTTTACGGGTCGGAGGATAATCTCGAAGGCTTCCGCGCCTTTGCCGAAAAGCGCGATCCGGTGTGGAAAGGAAAATAG
- a CDS encoding FAS1-like dehydratase domain-containing protein, with the protein MTPEELVGRKGPDYEVMIEHGKMREFARAMGAPLDVFMKGEAIPATFLVSAPYIWGYTLERPRGTFFGEIEHDLSVPLHAEEAFRFHGPPPAAGERLIARTSLESVERKSGRSGGEMTFLVMLTEYFAPDGALRAEQRSTTVTTGQTPDDGTWEAAPPDYDPDCSQLERESPFGQVARQGFDDIAVGEAPAPVVLPPLTIHDIVRFQSVVGEDNPLHYDLVWARKQGYPQVFALGMHQASQMAGYAAHWLPPQAVRGFRVRFRNIGWPGDRYVISGHVTQKDVSAQTAGVHLACTRTDGTLVNEAWMDFNFSA; encoded by the coding sequence ATGACGCCTGAAGAGCTAGTCGGCCGAAAAGGTCCCGACTATGAGGTGATGATCGAGCACGGCAAGATGCGCGAATTTGCCCGTGCGATGGGGGCGCCGCTTGATGTCTTCATGAAGGGCGAGGCGATCCCGGCGACGTTTCTGGTGTCGGCACCGTACATATGGGGCTACACGCTGGAGCGGCCGAGGGGCACGTTTTTCGGCGAGATCGAACATGATCTTTCCGTGCCCCTTCATGCGGAAGAAGCGTTTCGTTTTCACGGCCCGCCGCCTGCAGCAGGCGAGCGGCTGATTGCCCGGACAAGCCTTGAGAGTGTGGAGCGCAAATCAGGGCGTTCCGGTGGCGAAATGACCTTTCTGGTGATGCTGACGGAATATTTTGCGCCAGATGGTGCCTTAAGGGCAGAACAACGCTCCACCACGGTAACCACCGGGCAGACGCCTGATGATGGCACATGGGAAGCTGCGCCTCCCGATTATGATCCCGATTGCAGTCAACTGGAACGCGAAAGCCCGTTCGGGCAGGTTGCGCGACAGGGTTTTGACGATATTGCCGTGGGCGAGGCGCCGGCGCCGGTTGTCCTGCCGCCGCTGACGATCCACGACATAGTAAGATTTCAAAGTGTGGTTGGAGAGGATAATCCCCTGCATTACGATCTCGTCTGGGCGAGGAAGCAGGGCTATCCGCAGGTCTTTGCGCTCGGCATGCATCAGGCCAGCCAGATGGCGGGATATGCCGCACACTGGCTGCCGCCCCAGGCGGTGCGTGGCTTCAGGGTGCGGTTTCGAAACATCGGCTGGCCGGGGGATCGCTATGTGATTTCCGGCCATGTGACGCAGAAGGATGTGTCGGCACAGACGGCAGGTGTGCATCTGGCCTGTACCCGTACTGATGGCACCCTTGTCAATGAAGCATGGATGGACTTCAATTTCAGCGCATAG
- a CDS encoding acetate--CoA ligase family protein gives MTGRLLRFLRPKTVAYVGGSQIAGPIRAARRAGFEGQMWVVNPVRDEIEGIVCHKSVDGLPYAPDAAVIGLSPERAIVAVAELSVAGAGGAVVMSSGFAELGSDEGRDRQARLKAAAGEMPLLGPNCMGLINQFSGAAVWGDDNHIERQEGPSAALISQSGALLIGMTNVEQAFPLGYAASVGNQAVTTIAELIEGMLDDDRIRAIGLYLEGMEDGEALGHACLKALKQGVPVVALKGGDGAEGSKVSLSHTASMVVERDVWEAFCRRFGIVEVTSPKALVETLKLLTVGGLPKGNRLSILSYSGGLNGLAAARCPALGLSLPMPVAENLAFMRDLLPDTVALNNPLDLNIPFSASDGSISMRDTKGVTGAIIAFAEHVSDQIVFFIDVPRGGAGGLDKVWQDSLEALIEVREKLQIPVSVAGIMPEGLSVDFRRHMQKNGVAALLGYSETMEALSVSAKLAAACHRLKSLKAPQPLYARSEPVNPVMLDEAAAKEALAQYGLVTPDFKAVAVQEAPAAAEALGFPVAVKVLSSTIAHKAKLGGVCLNLTDVGCVGEACNLMAVNVAKADGGHPVERVLVEKMVEGSDTEVIVGIKRHPATGLALMLGMGGSRAEAMAQFVTLLLPLEEGALASAMNDLGLSGHPAAEALTRACEAVAAYAAARKDELITLDVNPVMLTKDGRAIASDALIVMGEAS, from the coding sequence ATGACCGGCAGGCTGTTGCGGTTTTTGCGGCCGAAGACGGTCGCCTATGTGGGCGGGTCACAGATTGCCGGGCCGATCCGCGCGGCAAGGCGTGCCGGCTTTGAAGGTCAGATGTGGGTGGTCAATCCGGTCAGGGATGAGATCGAGGGCATTGTCTGTCATAAATCGGTGGACGGGTTGCCATACGCCCCCGATGCGGCGGTTATCGGTCTTTCGCCGGAGCGGGCAATTGTTGCGGTGGCGGAACTGTCTGTGGCCGGTGCGGGCGGGGCGGTGGTCATGTCATCGGGCTTTGCCGAACTTGGCAGCGATGAAGGCCGCGACCGGCAGGCAAGGCTGAAAGCCGCAGCCGGTGAAATGCCCCTTCTCGGGCCCAATTGCATGGGCCTGATCAACCAGTTTTCCGGCGCCGCCGTTTGGGGGGATGACAATCACATCGAGCGTCAGGAGGGGCCGTCAGCGGCCTTGATATCGCAAAGCGGGGCGCTGCTGATCGGCATGACCAATGTGGAACAGGCCTTTCCGCTCGGCTATGCGGCAAGTGTCGGCAATCAGGCGGTGACGACGATCGCCGAACTCATCGAGGGCATGCTGGACGATGACCGCATCCGTGCCATCGGACTTTATCTTGAGGGGATGGAAGACGGCGAGGCGCTGGGCCACGCCTGTCTGAAAGCCCTCAAACAAGGGGTGCCGGTGGTTGCGCTGAAGGGCGGCGACGGAGCAGAAGGATCGAAGGTATCGCTCAGCCATACCGCTTCCATGGTGGTTGAGCGTGATGTCTGGGAAGCGTTCTGCCGCCGCTTCGGCATCGTCGAAGTAACCTCGCCCAAGGCGCTGGTGGAGACGCTCAAGCTACTCACCGTCGGCGGATTGCCGAAGGGCAACCGGCTGTCGATCCTGTCCTATTCCGGCGGGCTCAACGGGCTGGCGGCGGCGCGCTGTCCGGCGCTTGGTCTTTCCCTGCCCATGCCGGTGGCAGAAAACCTCGCCTTCATGCGGGACTTGCTGCCCGATACCGTGGCGCTCAACAACCCGCTCGATCTCAACATTCCCTTTTCAGCGAGCGATGGGAGCATTTCCATGCGCGACACAAAGGGCGTGACCGGGGCGATTATAGCCTTTGCAGAGCATGTGTCCGACCAGATCGTGTTTTTCATCGATGTGCCGAGGGGCGGGGCCGGCGGGCTCGACAAGGTATGGCAGGATTCCCTGGAAGCACTGATCGAGGTGCGCGAGAAGCTGCAAATACCGGTTTCGGTGGCCGGCATCATGCCGGAGGGACTTTCAGTGGATTTTCGCCGCCACATGCAGAAAAACGGCGTTGCAGCACTGCTCGGCTACAGCGAAACGATGGAAGCGCTTTCCGTCAGCGCCAAGCTGGCAGCAGCGTGCCACCGGCTGAAATCACTGAAAGCGCCACAGCCGCTTTATGCCCGTTCAGAACCGGTCAATCCGGTAATGCTGGACGAGGCGGCAGCGAAAGAGGCACTGGCGCAATACGGGCTCGTGACGCCTGATTTCAAGGCAGTAGCCGTGCAGGAAGCGCCGGCCGCAGCAGAAGCGCTCGGCTTTCCGGTAGCGGTCAAGGTGCTCAGTTCGACCATTGCCCACAAGGCAAAGCTGGGTGGCGTATGTTTGAACCTGACGGACGTTGGGTGTGTTGGTGAAGCCTGTAACCTAATGGCCGTCAATGTGGCCAAGGCCGATGGCGGCCATCCGGTGGAGCGGGTGCTGGTTGAAAAAATGGTGGAAGGGTCCGACACGGAGGTAATCGTCGGCATCAAGCGGCATCCAGCGACAGGGCTGGCACTGATGCTCGGCATGGGAGGCAGCAGGGCAGAGGCCATGGCGCAGTTCGTCACCTTGCTATTGCCGCTTGAGGAAGGAGCGCTTGCTTCAGCCATGAATGATCTGGGGCTTTCCGGCCATCCGGCGGCAGAAGCATTGACAAGAGCCTGCGAGGCGGTGGCTGCCTATGCCGCCGCCCGTAAAGACGAGTTGATCACGCTGGACGTCAATCCTGTCATGCTGACGAAAGACGGCAGGGCGATTGCCTCCGACGCGCTGATTGTGATGGGGGAAGCATCATGA
- a CDS encoding DUF2161 domain-containing phosphodiesterase — translation MANPRPRETDLYEPVKRLLEEQGYTVKAEVGAADVVGLRGDEPPVIVELKTGFSLTLFHQAIERLKVTDAVYLAVPEWKGRTGWKAFVANRTLCRRLGLGLITVQAESGRADVHLDPGPYAPRQSKVRRERLLREFEHRVGDPNTGGSAQVKRVTSYRQDALRCLKVLNAGGPTKAAEVAKAASVTRARAIMADDHYGWFERVERGTYAITPKGARALGEYAHVLEELE, via the coding sequence ATGGCTAACCCCCGCCCGCGCGAAACCGATCTTTATGAGCCGGTCAAGCGCCTGCTGGAAGAGCAGGGCTATACGGTCAAGGCGGAAGTCGGTGCCGCCGATGTGGTGGGCTTGCGGGGAGATGAACCGCCGGTGATCGTCGAATTGAAGACCGGCTTTTCCCTGACTCTGTTTCATCAGGCGATCGAACGGCTGAAGGTAACCGATGCTGTTTACCTCGCCGTGCCGGAATGGAAGGGGCGCACCGGCTGGAAGGCGTTTGTTGCCAACCGCACGCTGTGCCGCCGTCTCGGCCTGGGGCTGATAACGGTGCAGGCTGAAAGCGGCAGGGCCGACGTTCATCTTGATCCCGGACCGTATGCTCCGCGGCAGTCCAAAGTGCGCCGCGAACGGCTCTTGCGCGAGTTCGAGCACCGGGTGGGCGATCCCAATACCGGCGGTTCGGCGCAGGTAAAGCGCGTAACGTCCTACAGGCAGGATGCGCTGCGCTGTCTGAAGGTTCTCAACGCAGGCGGGCCAACCAAGGCAGCCGAAGTTGCAAAGGCTGCCAGTGTGACCCGCGCCCGCGCGATCATGGCAGATGATCACTATGGCTGGTTCGAGCGCGTCGAGCGCGGCACCTACGCCATCACGCCCAAGGGCGCGCGTGCCCTTGGCGAATATGCCCATGTGCTGGAGGAACTTGAATGA